The DNA segment GTggaatcggtttgggaagaacccaagctttctttttcaatttacgagcccttctaacatctggcgctgttatcttgaatcccaacccGAAGGtatccaaattcttgggcaaggaaacaggttgaacgataccttgaagctcagcccccagacctttccctgccACGAACCCATTACTtagcatttctgacactaccatggcGGTCGCAGCTGCTACCCCGGGACGTGGAATTCTTTTACCCTCCGGTACCTTATCCATCGGGAttgtgtcgaagacctgataaacccatggtcccttatcatcatcagtctctataaagggcacgatggcatcacttacagcACATGTGTGGTCTTCCCCGTGtagcacgacatcttgtctgtcccgctcgaacttgaccatttaaTGCAacgtggaaggcactgctttggccgcgtggatccatggtcgacccaacaaaagttTATAAGATACTGCAACGTCCAGCAcctgaaattccatggtgaactcgaccgggccaatagtcaattcaagtataatatcccccactaTGTCTGTTCcgcctccgtcgaaccctcgaacgcAAACACTATTTTTGTGGATTCTATCATCCTCAATCCTCAACTTGTTTAGTGTagacaatggacaaatattggcactagacccgttatcgatcaacaCCCGAGTAACCACTGAATCTTCACACTTGActgtcaagtagagagctttattatgttctgtgccctccacgggcaattcatcGTCAGAAAATGtcaccctgtttacctcaaagattatGTTGGTAATCGTCTCcaggtggtttactgaaatttttcGGGCACACGAGCTttattcaatatcttcatcaaagctcgacgaTGTTCATCTGattggatcagtaatgacaacaacgagatctgggttggcgtttttctcaattgttcaacaatggaataatcctgtactttcatctttttcaaaaactcttccgcttcttcctCCGTTACAACCTTCTTGACTAGTACTGGATTGTCTTTAGTAACCctggcctttctcaactcttcgggagcaaaacaacaTCCTGACCGAGTTAATCTTTGCGCATCACAACTcttttcctcaatttcctttcctttgtatgtcaccactaccttttcatatttccacggCACGACTTTGATATCAaccacgggtaattggactactggttttatgacaactggttctatgtaggcccctttcacaacaaccgcgggtgcagatgatgcccctggtaccactaacttgGTTGGCTCTGGCTTCTTTGCGATGATGGACGACCCTTTCCCTATTACCACCACTGGCTTGTCATTCACCCCTTTTGGCTGAGTTGTTGGCTTTGCCCTCACTGCATTTTCCTTCTCCTTGGCCTCAATAGAACGAATCATCATAACCATATGTGAGGGCTTTTTAGGCTCTGCTCCCTCATATAGcagttcaatcatgttggcctcatgatgTGCCGGCAATGGGTTTTGATTAATGTTTGGTGCCTCCGGAGCCTATActtcaatacgacgattatcaataAGTTCCTGCACCGCGTTCTTTAATCttcaacatttctcagtatcgtgccccgacatccctgaacaatactcacaactgacCGAATGATCCAGGTTTCTTGGAGGGAGATTTGGCATGTTGGGCTCGACTGGTGTCAACATTCCCAGCTGTTTCAATCTATAGAAGAGAGTGGTataagattctcccaatggagtaaaggttcTTTTGTTCTGGactttctcatttctaaaagtTTGGTTCGGGCGAAAGCCGGCTCCTGGACTATAAGCCCTCgggtgtggatatgtgttttgtggagctgggtatgtgttttggGTAGCCGGCACACGCCATTACgcgtgagccggaggctgggtataagtttgggcatgatggacggaaaagtgtggctctggtggtggataatagtgctgaggagggccatatggggtatacaggtaatttgggtggtggggtctgggttggttgtaatatgGTGAAGGGCTTCCAGACCTGGACCATAATCCGGATTCGACAGtcgcaacctcttctttcttcttctttccaagcacaccctcagtgccgttttgaatggcttgggtggttgctttgattgctgaataactcatgatcttattggatttgagtccctcctcaaccatgcctcccatttttacaacttcattaaaggacttgcccactgctgacaccaaatgaccaaaataggtgggctccaaagcctgcaaaaaatagtcaaccatttcactctctttcatcgggaGGTCAACCCttgccgcttgctctctccaacggaacccatattctcgaaagctctcaccgtgcttcttctcgatctttgtcaatgacagtcgatcttggatgatttcgagattgtattgaaactgacaggcgaaggcttgggccaagtcgtcccaggtgtaccacctcctatggtcttgtctagtgtaccattccaacaccgatccgctcaaactttggctgaaatatgccatcaacaattcatctctccctcttactcctctcatcttgctataaAAAATCCCCTTAAATGCGCTATTGGgtcgccatgcccatcgtacaaatcgaacttaggcatcttgaacctgactggtaactgaacatctgggaacagacataaatctttataggccacacttacttggccccctaaccccctcatgtctcggaatgattgctccaggcttttgacctttctaatCATCTCCTCTTGTTCAGGGTCTTTGGGCGGCTTCTTGGTGCCTGGtgtgagatcaagatgaggggtataagagtagggttctggtactttgaaggtaggctcaggggggtagtactggttgtcgagcgtctggaacagaggttcactaggAGATCGATGTAGGGTAGCAggcggaggtgccacaaaaacgggaGTAATTGGTGGAGAGGGGTATGAaacttgtttggatggaggagcctgtaatgtatgagaagtggtgccttggcattgttggtagagtgGAAATGATGGAGATGAATTCACAGTGGGCGGCTCCTGAGGCtaagccaatggtgggatataagtgGGGTTAGCAGGATaaactggtggtggatgccccttcgcccaggcttggtacatttcagccatctgttgtttcaatttatacatttcctccctcattgcatgaacgtccatttcttctacttctttcgatgggtcaataatactcgtatcagattccaggccagtcatgttcactttatctttagaccgggtgttgtatgtatgagttgccagaatgccaaacaactaaccacctacctggactCACACATGTAGACAACAATTCCGTTAGCGATTAGGACTTAGCAGATtggataaccgcacattgggcatgaatgcacctatacagttaaccatttctattatgcatttgttcaaccgcatgcgtcatctcgacatttccttagttccaactgtaagctttctcttttcttttgttttcttttttttttcttttctctttcatcttttctttccGCATTCtatccctttcttattttttcgctcttttcttttcttattctttttccacccctcttgtttttcttctttatttccctcttcatttggttacggtcgaatccgatggagattgcctatgtatcgtgaccccgcacgaattagaccaggcgtagttcgtgaaaataagtgcaaaaataaaggaacaaatttttgggaattttcagattttcattaccacaacattctattacaaactaaacattttgaaaTGGAAAACAATGGACTCCAACTAAATACATACTCGATCTATGAATATattagtgcttcaaaagtgggtgcccgcggggcatcgttcggcctcgccgcgggcttaggtgccaaatccctttcaagttgctccagctcatacatggttcgcTTGATATAAATTATTACTGCCgaaaagaaggtagtgcgggtcatgtcttcacatgtcCAACATCTCCTgaggatggcgtgggcaatggtctcaatcctgtctcttgttcgacccttttctataagcaatcgccttacttgattattgcgagcctccaacacatgagaatcctgaaaatgctgatcctgcagctgctgtatttctacttccattcggGCCAGTAAATCATAGCAGTGCCCACTTTCGGTCTCAAAAGTTTTAGCTTGCTTAACTGCTTTATCCTCAAGGGTGACCACTTTCCTTTTCAGACTACCGATGGCcttttcataatccttctttaattattgcatgtaatggGTGCGTTCTTCCATTCTTTTTACCCACTGTGCTCGGAGTTCCGCTATGGTGCCTTCGGATTTTTTCAGCTCATCCTGGCACTCACCAATTTCCCTTTTCATCCCTTTTATCAACCACTCGTCCGActggctcctttgttggttattggcagctatcctcatttgctggatttgggccctaagcgcctcgttttcttgggccaacctgttcttttctccctgatcagcagcaacttgcacactgttctcaaatttcagagctcTGATCTGTTGTTTCAACTTGCTGATTTCAGCctgatagccttcttcttttgctagccaaccccattgttcttgtgatgattcagtgaaatcctggatgtggggccttttagctggcctctgatgctcaagttctcttctaTACCATGCGATGTATTCTGGTgacatttctcctttggcccgatcctgcacacaagtatctgcttgtgggtattgacattcattccaaatctcACGGACTTTCGCTTagggaaactgtccgtcagggccaatctcaattacttgaacactaagatcttcctcccgtggtacggtttggcatctcccgagttgtctcagaacccgacagggagcataaggctggatgctcttaaggcccatcaaaagaaaatgtgacctagctgctggcatgtatatgatttcttcaacaggcaaccatcccaacgtccactgtATCTGACTGTCTGTGAGAGTACGAAAGTATGATATCCATGCTGTTAATCCTTCAGGCAGACTAACCCCATCAATCCTTGTGTAAAACTCTCCTATACATGTCTTATCAgatgaaccataactcaagagcggGGAACGGTAGCATAGATGCttggtcatccacatttgtagcaacaggttacacccctcaaaaaagttgcctccggatttgcaggcagtgagagcccggaaaatgtcagacacgatcataggtgcaagagtgctttcattttGAGCAAgtaaggtactgacgaccccgactatttttatatcaatattctcgTCTTCCCTTGGGAACACCAGGAGGCCtaaaaaggttatcatgaaagccacccgtctgtgatCATCCCATTTTCGACGATTATTTTTACTACATAGCTTGATGTCCGTCTTGTTAAACCCTCCCACGTGGccgtacctgtcgtatatgaagcgcagagtacagaagccttttgccaaatctggattatggactgtcctgggtatttctaaaaaccgatgcaccgtgatggctattggagcaatcagatatttttctcttaacggaacctcagcatttccgatgtacccggcgatttcctccagagttggggtTAGCTCAAAATCTGGGAAGTGGAAGACgttgtgcgctgggtcccagcaggtgaccaacgcttttataatatcaccccgaggcttgatttccagcaaacccgtaagacctttcagaAATTTCTTAACTTCGTCTTGTCCTTCTTTGactaaatcattccaccaaagCCGCAACTctaaagggattttagtcattattgagaaaggttcgttttgcatcgtgctcatcctgcacatttattaaagtgatttaagcaaaacttttatttgattcaaaagaaaattaactattttttttttaaattaaaaatgaaagactcggttttcaaacacggcctttcagcactcccaaGAACGAAGATTTTCTGGCTGGAGAGTCAACTGGTCAAAATcaaaatgaccaaaagtggccGTTTTTacgaagtcagccttccggcgtccctttcgggcgCATTCGACTGTTTTTGAtgaaaacggcatcacccgacttattcatgcaaaaaaaaatttaaactttaaatatttttggctatttttgcaaaggggaggttggacccgatgagggttgcctacgtatctcacgccctgtgagaatcaaacctacgtagttcgggcaaagaaactaactatattttgaaaacaagatcttcttttttcattttccatggcaagacaaactatttttcctttctatttttgaaaacaaggcaAAATAACgacttttcctttttcattttcaacaacctatttttccaacttaaagtaaagactctttttcttttccttttcaacaaacagttttccaaaaataaaggactcttttcctatttttctttttgcttttagtaCAACAGACTTATTAAAAATAAAGCaatcttcttttcattttctcaaatttcggcagagtttcgccagtattTGGTCAtcggtttttctaaaataatca comes from the Nicotiana sylvestris chromosome 4, ASM39365v2, whole genome shotgun sequence genome and includes:
- the LOC138890390 gene encoding uncharacterized protein gives rise to the protein MSPEYIAWYRRELEHQRPAKRPHIQDFTESSQEQWGWLAKEEGYQAEISKLKQQIRALKFENSVQVAADQGEKNRLAQENEALRAQIQQMRIAANNQQRSQSDEWLIKGMKREIGECQDELKKSEGTIAELRAQWKDYEKAIGSLKRKVVTLEDKAVKQAKTFETESGHCYDLLARMEVEIQQLQDQHFQDSHVLEARNNQPQEPPTVNSSPSFPLYQQCQGTTSHTLQAPPSKQVSYPSPPITPVFVAPPPATLHRSPSEPLFQTLDNQYYPPEPTFKVPEPYSYTPHLDLTPGTKKPPKDPEQEEMIRKVKSLEQSFRDMRGLGGQAPEAPNINQNPLPAHHEANMIELLYEGAEPKKPSHMVMMIRSIEAKEKENAVRAKPTTQPKGVNDKPVVVIGKGSSIIAKKPEPTKLVVPGASSAPAVVVKGAYIEPVVIKPVVQLPVVDIKVVPWKYEKVVVTYKGKEIEEKSCDAQRLTRSGCCFAPEELRKARVTKDNPVLVKKVVTEEEAEEFLKKMKVQDYSIVEQLRKTPTQISLLSLLIQSDEHRRALMKILNKARVPEKFQVTFSDDELPVEGTEHNKALYLTVKCEDSVVTRVLIDNGSSANICPLSTLNKLRIEDDRIHKNSVCVRGFDGGGTDIVGDIILELTIGPVEFTMEFQVLDVAVSYKLLLGRPWIHAAKAVPSTLH